The following proteins are co-located in the Silene latifolia isolate original U9 population chromosome 1, ASM4854445v1, whole genome shotgun sequence genome:
- the LOC141592025 gene encoding uncharacterized protein LOC141592025 — protein sequence MNSKKVIFQVHRIGKQNKDAVLEKAEKDLQAMRDQHVSRLLKELNGSDFWKLRRAYSLGVQEYVEAATFCKFCRTGSLLNLDEINATFLPLSDPSIEPLQINTLDYLLGIKLASV from the exons ATGAATAGCAAAAAAGTCATTTTTCAGGTGCACCG AATTGGGAAGCAAAATAAAGACGCCGTACTAGAAAAGGCTGAGAAAGATTTACAAGCTATGAGGGATCAACATGTATCTCGACTTCTGAAAGAACTGAATGGGTCTGACTTCTGGAAACTGAGACGTGCATACTCTCTTGGG GTGCAAGAATATGTCGAAGCCGCAACATTTTGCAAATTCTGTAGAACTGGATCACTTCTGAATCTGGATGAGATTAATGCTACTTTCTTACCATTAAGTGACCCCTCCATTGAGCCCCTGCAAATCAATACGCTGGACTATCTTCTTGGG ATCAAGCTAGCATCAGTTTAA